From Daphnia pulicaria isolate SC F1-1A chromosome 4, SC_F0-13Bv2, whole genome shotgun sequence, one genomic window encodes:
- the LOC124336814 gene encoding uncharacterized protein LOC124336814 encodes MTTVGSTLCWKASILILVIGNSAAIVWNGDGTDTRWALQCDFIGRDFKNQISPGDRCGSLCKENSPCSHFTWTNYNGGTCWMKSGSVSEFDAVSKTNDEAVCGFLQQTNNSGWKVAGNLKWASNCEFMGRDMMAVASTAEQCREKICQSNPECSHFTWTNHQGGTCWLKKNGASDCDVVAKTDSGAECGFKNI; translated from the exons ATGACAACTGTTGGATCGACCCTCTGCTGGAAAGCCTCGATTCTGATATTAGTTATCGGGAATTCGGCTGCTATTGTTTGGAACGGAGATGGAACCGACACACGCTGGGCACTCCAGTGTGACTTTATAGGTCGAGATTTCAAGAATCAGATTAGCCCTGGAGACCGATGCGGATCGCTTTGCAAGGAGAATTCTCCCTGCAGCCACTTTACCTGGACCAATTATAAC GGGGGAACCTGCTGGATGAAATCTGGCTCCGTGTCGGAATTCGATGCAGTGTcgaaaacaaatgatgagGCGGTTTGCGGATTCCTTCAGCAGACAAATAACAGTGGATGGAAGGTTGCTGGAAACCTGAAGTGGGCATCCAATTGCGAATTTATGGGTCGGGATATGATGGCAGTGGCGAGCACTGCTGAGCAATGCCGCGAAAAAATATGCCAATCAAACCCGGAATGCAGTCACTTCACTTGGACAAACCATCAA GGCGGTACTTgctggttgaaaaaaaacggcGCTTCGGATTGTGACGTCGTTGCGAAAACAGATTCCGGCGCAGAATGTGGTTTCAAGAATATTTAA
- the LOC124336810 gene encoding beta-1,3-glucan-binding protein-like: MKHLLLVFSILQCFVISVFAQNLIFEENFNDFNRTRWMHLITAWRGGNSEFQYYTNRPENSYVKNGMLFIKPTLTADRFDNNFLYSGTLDLNKEGCNLNLDNGCSVTAGAEIINPIQSARLVTSNSFSFTYGTVEVRAKMPNGDWIWPAIWMLPTDSAYGSWPRSGEIDIVEIRGNADLTCNDGQGKIGNSKMFSTLHWGPGFSQNMYPKTSWPKSLTDGSTFSSDFHVYRLEWLSTGFTFKVDGQVIGSMSPPAGGFWEFSGLTGTNPWASGTKMAPFDKRFHFVLNVAVGGHFFPDGCVNVPYDKPWAKSSSTPMRNFWEKRCQWYPTWYKTSRDDAAMQVDYIKVWSA, encoded by the exons ATGAAGCACTTATTGTTGGTCTTTTCAATTCTACAATGTTTCGTGATATCTGTTTTCgctcaaaatttgattttcgaagaaaatttcaatgacttcAATCGCACCCGCTGGATGCATTTGATCACCGCTTGGCGAGGTGGAAATAGCGAGTTCCAGTATTACACTAACCGCCCTGAAAATAG TTATGTCAAAAACGGAATGCTGTTCATTAAACCAACGCTGACTGCCGACCGTTTtgataacaattttctttactCCGGCACTCTCGATTTGAATAAAGAAGGTTGCAACCTTAACTTGGATAACGGTTGCTCAgt AACCGCCGGTGCAGAAATCATCAATCCAATTCAATCAGCGCGACTTGTAACAAGCAATTCGTTCAGTTTTACATATGGAACGGTAGAGGTTCGCGCTAAAATGCCCAACGGGGATTGGATTTGGCCAG cgaTTTGGATGTTGCCAACTGACTCCGCCTACGGGAGCTGGCCACGTTCTGGTGAGATTGACATCGTCGAAATTCGTGGAAATGCTGATTTGACTTGCAATGATGGACAAGGCAAAATTGGAAACAGCAAAATGTTTTCTACTCTTCACTGGGGTCCGGGTTTTTCCCAAAATATGTACCCTAAGACTTCATGGCCAAA GTCTTTGACGGATGGGAGTACCTTCTCGTCCGACTTCCATGTCTACCGTCTTGAATGGCTTTCTACTGGCTTTACATTTAAGGTGGATGGACAGGTAATTGGTTCTATGTCTCCCCCAGCCGGAGGATTCTGGGAGTTCTCGGGACTGACTGGAACTAATCCATGGGCATCAGGAACTAAAATGGCTCCCTTCGACAAGAGA tttcaCTTCGTTCTTAATGTTGCTGTTGGAGGTCATTTCTTCCCCGATGGCTGTGTAAATGTCCCGTATGACAAACCATGGGCTAAATCCAGttcaacgccaatgcgcaATTTCTGGGAGAAAAGATGTCAATGGTATCCTACTTGGTACAAAACATCACGTGATGATGCTGCCATGCAAGTCGACTATATCAAAGTTTGGAGTGCTTAA